GGGACTCCAAGGCGGCAGAGGATAAGGAGACGGAGTAAAACTAAGACTGCCGGCCCGGCTGGAGCAGGAGATGCCTCAGGGCGGGGCTGGTGCTCGGGAGAAGGCACGGGTCGATCTTCCAGAGAGCCTGCTCCAGGGCCTACTTCTTGACGGAATATAAAAAAAGGATTGAAACAAAGCAAGAACAACAGCGACGACGATAAAGACGACCAAGCTCCCCGCCCCGGCGCCCCGGGGCAGTCGGAAAGGCCAGAGGGTGGACGTCGGCCCCCGGGACCGGTCGCCGGTTGCCCCGGCCCGGgctggacggacggacggagacgGATCGACTGACGGGCCGGCCCACAGACAAGTCGGGTTTCACAGCTCTCCATCCTTCAAAGTGCAcacggcgggcccgggccggcgggccggcggcccccggacggaggcgggggcgagggggagagggtCACCTCTTCCGGGCCCGACGGGGGTCCCTCCCGTTGGTcggcaggggcggggccgggtggaCGGGGCCCGCGGGAGGCCCCcgatccccgccccgcccgggcccggcccagccGTGGGAGTGACTGTAGGACACCGGGAAGGCCGCCGGCTCGCCTGGGTTGGGACCCCCGTTTCCttgagggggaagacagagagaagaCGGAGGCGGTGACTCGGCGCTCGCTCCCACCGGGgacggcccctccccgccggcagCCCGGAGCGGAAGGGGAAGCTGTCGCCCCCACGCTGGACACTCACCCCCGGACATGGCCGCACACGAGGGCTTGGTCGGAGATGGCACCTGCGGGAAGCCGGTTTGGGGGGGGCGGAAGTGaagacgccccccgcccctcaaCCGGAGCCGCCAGTCCTCCCGCCCCCGCTTCCCACCCCCACGAGGCTTGGGCAGACCCCGGCGTTAAGGCACCAGACGCCCGCGGCCGATCCCGTTTCTCGGCGGGCGCgcagccgggagggaggggagggagggaaggggctcgtACCGCTCTGctggggggggccgcgggggtccGTCTGGGGCTCGCTGAAGTTTGGCACTTCTGAGTACACCATACAGAACCTGCAGAGACACGGGGAGAGCGCCGACCGCAGCAGCTACAGGCGGCGTGCACACGTGGACACcaacacacacgcgcgcgcccACCAGCAGGAAGAGGGCAAcgggaggggcagaggcaggcaggcaggcaccctcagcccccagccccggggagcTGGAAGAAAGAAATCCCCGGCGTCCCCACCGTCCCCGGGGCCGGGAATCGCCCAGAGCAGCTACGTGGGCGGCAAGAGGAGGGGCCCGATTATCTAAGGGAGTCGGGCTGAGGGTGAGCGGCGCCCGCCTCCGTCCCTGAGTCCACGGGCCGACCGCACGACGGTCCGGGCGGCAGGGGTTGAGATGGggctcggccccgggcccggctcggGCGGGACGGCGAGTCGGGCGTCGGGCCGGTACTTACTCGCCGATGCGGTGGAGCAGGCCCGCGCGGCCGGTGTACAGCGTCAGGCAGCCTTTCCACATGGACGCGTACctgtcggggcgggggcgggaggggacagaACGCACAACGTGAGGAGGGCCGCGGCGCGTTCCCCTCGGCTGGGGGCTTCCCCGCCCACGGCAGCCGGCGGCTCACCAGCACTTCCGGCAACGCCGCCCACCCGCCCCCATCACGCCGCCTTCGGTCCACCGGAGGGTCCGGCCCCGGACCGGAACCCGGCTCTCCCAGTTCCCAGAGAAATCAATCCCGGCCTCGGGAgctccccgggggacggggaccgtgtccgccaACACACGCACGCGATGGAGATGATCGATAAGGCGGTGGAACGGGGCGACACCCCCAGGTCTGGAAGTGAGGGGGTCAGGGCGGTGGGCGCGGGGCGCAGACCCGATCCCCCGACTCCACCTCTTCTGCCGGCTCGGTTCGCTGGCCGGCCGGACCCCGTTCCCATTCGGGACGTGGtcggggcgggaccgggggctCCGGCCTCGAAGGCTCACGCGACCCCCAACCCCCTTGCCTTATTTCCAAGCTCTCTTATCCCACGTGCTGCTGCTTTCTGAGCCCCTCCCCTCACCAAGTTTTCACTCTGTGAGATGTCCTCAGGAGACGCCCCAGCGGCAGCCCCGTGGGGGTCAGGGACGACCACCGCGGGCCTGATcatcctgtgtctgccccagctcttaataatgatgatgatggtatttgcttagcgcttactatgcgccaagcactgtactaagcgctgggggagatacaaggtcatcagattgtcccacgtggggctcacagttttgatccccattttacagataataataatgctggtatgttaagcgcttactatgagctaagcactggagtagatacaagggaattaggttaacccacatggggctcacagtcttcatccccattttgcagatgagggaactgaggcacaggagtgaagcgacttgccccaagtcacacagctgacaagcggcggagccgggattagaacccatgacctcagactccagagcccgggctcctttcactgagccacgctgctcagtgcagtgcttggcgcaaaatATTTACCGATTACCATAATAATCACTAATAGTAGTACTCGGGACCAGGAGCGAGGAGACCTAATAATTaggactgtggtatttgatataaaatcatcaggacccacatggggctcacggtctaaagcacAGGAAGTctggatattgaattcccattttgcagtcgagggaaccggcacaaagaagtgaagggacttgtccaaggacacacggcagacaagtggcagagccaggattagaacccagatcttctgacccccaaggcctgtgctctttcccctaggccatgctgcttctccatcccagctcttcccccggTCTTTccttcaggcaagtcgcttaacttccttcaatcgtattgactgagcacctgctgtgtgcacagccctgtactaaacgcttgggagaggacgctagaacgatactcagtttcctcctctgtaaaatggggatgagatccctgctcattctccctctggctcccaccgggcaacagggcctgtgtccagtctAGTTGTCCGCAGTGGAGCCTCTTCTGGTTTACTGGTTTCACTGGCCTCTTTACTGGTTTCACTCCAGTCCTGTAATCATTACTAATAATGACGAGGATGAAAATAGTAACagcggtaatagtaataataagaagaacggcatttgttaagcgcttacaatgcgcaaagcactgttctaagcgccgggggcgatacAGGCGATCgggatgtcccccgtggggctcccggtcttcatccccattttccagatgaggtcactgaggctcggagaagtgaagtgacttacccaaggtcacgcagctgacaagcggcgcagccgggattagaacccacgacctctgagtcccaagcccgggctcttgccactgcgccacgctgcttcccacgctgctggtacccgttaagcacgtactgggtgccgagcaccgtacacGATCAGATCCCGTTTCACCCAGAATGTGCGTGTGGCCCCCTAAAAAGCTCATTCTTGGCTTCTTCTGCCTTCGgactcatttttctctttccctgcacGGCTGTCACAAAAGCCCCCCGCCCTCAGACCACCCGTTCCCGGCGGGGCAAGAGGGGGGATTCCCctcactgcgcctcagtgaccAGAAGGGGTTCGGGACCGGCCCCAGCtgcttccttttaaaaaaaaaaaccactctcttctccaaaaATAAgtacttctttttaaaaaaccccGTCTCCTCTAGTAGGCAAATACCCTTTCTCACCTCAGGGAGGTATTTAGAGGGACGATTTCGCTGCCTTTCCTGCCCCCGTTACACCTGGAGTCGATCAACGGGGTAGCCTGGGcacctactccgtgcagagcgctgtactcggcGAGAGGCCGGAGTCGGTAGCGAGGCGAGCCAGTCGACCGACGGCGCACGGACAAGCACAGCCTCACGGaaccgggacctgggttctgatgtcgcttctgcctcttgcctgccaggtgaccttggacaagtcgtttctcAGCCtcgagtccctcatctgtaaaatgggggttcaatacctgccctcccccacctttagacccgtgtgggatatggacggGGCCCAGGAAAGATAATCATGGCATCtcccgttaagcgctcacgacaGGAATCcagtacggtactaagcgctgaggtagatactagaaaATCAGGCCGGACAGCtccggtcccacccggggctcacagctgGAGtataaggaagaacaggtatcttatccccatacTACAagtggggaaacggaggcacagagaataatactaatggtggtatttgttaagcgctacgtgcaaagcactgttctaagcgctggggggatacgaggtcatcaggttgtcccacatggggctcgcagttttcacccccactttacagatgaggggactgaggcacagagaagtgacttgcccaaagtcacacagctgacaagcggcagagctgggattcgaacccatgacctctgactcccaaacccaggctcttcccaccgagccacgctcgtCACCGTGTACCCGCTAAGCACCTCGTCCCGTCTCCGTCGGGGGACGTGtgagataatcgggtcccgcCTGGGGTCCgagcctaagtaagagggggaacaggctctggctccctgttttacagatgaggaaactgaggcacagacaagtgatgcaATTTGCCCAAGCTCGCCCAGCGGGCCAGGGGCGGGGGCCCGGATTAggactccacgctgcttctcgcctcgATCTGACTTTCTTCAGcctaccccggcccttaggacggtgcttggcacagagtagaagTACCGCGGTTGCTTGGACTACAGAGAGATTGGCAGGAGCAGAGGGTCTCGGCCCCGACGGGTTTCCGACCTGCCAGTCGGCTACGGCGTCCCTTTGCttttttattaaatggtatttaagtgcttaccctctGCCGAGCACTGTCTGAAGCGCCGGGATAGACGTGGGGTAATGAGatgggacaaggtccctgtcccacacggggctcacagaagcagtgtggctttgcggaaagagcacgggcttgggagtcggtaggtcatgggttctaattcaggttaagccacgtggctgctgtgcgacctcgggcaagcagagcgaatcccggctctgccacttgtcagccgtgtgactgtgggcaagtcactcgacttccctgtgcctcggttccctcatccgtcaaatggggaggaggactgtgagcctcacgtgggacgacctgattcccctgggtctcccccagcgcttagaacagtgctctgcacagagtaagcgcttaacagataccaacatcattagatctgtaaaatggggatgaagacctcgagccccaggtgggacagggaccgtgtccaacctaccttgtaactaccccagcg
This sequence is a window from Ornithorhynchus anatinus isolate Pmale09 chromosome 7, mOrnAna1.pri.v4, whole genome shotgun sequence. Protein-coding genes within it:
- the NABP1 gene encoding SOSS complex subunit B2 isoform X2 yields the protein MNGAGDPCLFIKDIKPGLKNLNVVFIVLEIGRVTKTKDGHEVRSCKVADRTGSITISVWDEVGGLIQTGDIIRLTRGYASMWKGCLTLYTGRAGLLHRIGEFCMVYSEVPNFSEPQTDPRGPPQQSGAISDQALVCGHVRGRPWSRLSGRSTRAFSRAPAPP
- the NABP1 gene encoding SOSS complex subunit B2 isoform X1 encodes the protein MNGAGDPCLFIKDIKPGLKNLNVVFIVLEIGRVTKTKDGHEVRSCKVADRTGSITISVWDEVGGLIQTGDIIRLTRGYASMWKGCLTLYTGRAGLLHRIGEFCMVYSEVPNFSEPQTDPRGPPQQSGAISDQALVCGHVRGKRGSQPRRAGGLPGVLQSLPRLGRARAGRGSGASRGPRPPGPAPADQREGPPSGPEEVTLSPSPPPPSGGRRPAGPGPPCAL